One window of the Archangium primigenium genome contains the following:
- a CDS encoding DUF6068 family protein: MPLPRALFGAALLFLLPGCTASTASGPSPSGSAQSAKNTDNGWRRARVGDRVTYAFSARQGSAERGTPRTLSGRVTLSVTAVKQPWVWLTLAFQDASGQPLPQARLARELVLPVRAEETHPIEVAPLGEPQAERVSLAQKDWEALRYVKDDRPVDGNLVNRLYAKQPGPLYLTRGLLQAITESAGFRVPGGLTLDLVDSAEGKDGAGEVPALDRPLGPGTWYDRRVDLEPAPTLQRVCFGAERGYLLRTERPIDTQAAPCADLAEAEAEPLEEVLMGLAWEALTTGDWPPPSVQGGTQDTFRVEKQEVPALTVRRTQKEEGAERVYTETVAADPWGPTLSGLAREARFQPLAEGTERVGPGGKNQPEGGSRLVRWGTWLDGAK; the protein is encoded by the coding sequence ATGCCCCTCCCTCGCGCGCTGTTCGGCGCGGCCCTGTTGTTCCTGCTGCCCGGTTGCACGGCCTCCACCGCCAGTGGCCCGTCCCCGAGCGGCTCCGCGCAGTCGGCGAAGAACACGGACAACGGCTGGCGCCGCGCCCGCGTGGGCGACCGCGTCACCTATGCCTTCTCCGCGCGGCAGGGCTCGGCCGAGCGCGGCACCCCGCGCACGCTCTCCGGCCGCGTGACGCTCAGCGTGACGGCGGTGAAGCAGCCCTGGGTGTGGCTCACCCTCGCCTTCCAGGACGCCTCCGGCCAGCCCCTGCCCCAGGCGCGGCTCGCGCGCGAGCTGGTGCTGCCCGTGCGCGCCGAGGAGACGCACCCCATCGAGGTGGCGCCCCTGGGCGAGCCCCAGGCCGAGCGCGTGTCGCTGGCGCAGAAGGACTGGGAGGCCCTGCGCTACGTGAAGGACGACCGGCCGGTGGATGGCAACCTCGTCAACCGGCTGTACGCGAAGCAGCCGGGGCCCCTCTACCTCACGCGCGGCCTGCTGCAGGCCATCACCGAGTCCGCGGGCTTCCGCGTGCCGGGCGGCCTCACGCTGGACCTGGTGGACTCCGCCGAGGGCAAGGACGGGGCGGGCGAGGTGCCCGCGCTGGATCGGCCCCTGGGGCCCGGCACCTGGTACGACCGGCGCGTGGATCTGGAGCCCGCGCCCACGCTGCAGCGGGTGTGCTTCGGCGCCGAGCGCGGCTACCTCCTGCGCACCGAGCGCCCCATCGACACCCAGGCGGCGCCGTGCGCGGACCTGGCCGAGGCCGAGGCCGAGCCGCTCGAGGAGGTGCTCATGGGCCTGGCGTGGGAGGCGCTGACGACGGGCGACTGGCCGCCCCCCTCGGTGCAGGGCGGCACCCAGGACACCTTCCGCGTGGAGAAGCAGGAGGTGCCCGCGCTCACCGTGCGGCGCACGCAGAAGGAGGAGGGCGCCGAGCGCGTCTACACGGAGACGGTGGCGGCGGACCCCTGGGGCCCCACCCTGTCGGGGCTCGCCCGCGAGGCCCGCTTCCAGCCGCTCGCCGAGGGCACCGAGCGCGTGGGCCCCGGCGGCAAGAACCAGCCCGAGGGCGGCTCGCGGCTCGTGCGCTGGGGCACCTGGCTCGACGGGGCGAAGTGA
- a CDS encoding SDR family oxidoreductase — protein sequence MTTVLVTGATGTIGSQVVAALKGREDVKVRAAVRSAAKADALRGGGVVPVDFEFTKPELIKKALTGVEKVFLVVPFTAEQVEHATKFIDLAKEAGVRHVVKLSALGCEYVPGIDLGRWHRIVERYLEGSGLAHTFLRPTNFMENFIHFNPPGKDGNIYLPFGQAGCSFIAGADIAAVAAAALTTPGHEGQAYDLVGPEALTVAQVAEQIASVAGRPVKYVDVPEEAARQGMVGAGMPGWSADAMLQLYGLIKAGHAARVTDTVQKITGRAPTTFAEFAKKHAASWK from the coding sequence ATGACGACGGTTCTGGTGACGGGTGCCACGGGCACCATCGGTTCGCAGGTGGTGGCCGCCCTCAAGGGGCGCGAGGACGTGAAGGTGCGCGCGGCCGTGCGCAGCGCCGCCAAGGCGGATGCCCTGCGCGGCGGCGGCGTGGTGCCGGTGGACTTCGAGTTCACCAAGCCCGAGCTCATCAAGAAGGCCCTCACCGGCGTGGAGAAGGTCTTCCTGGTGGTGCCCTTCACGGCCGAGCAGGTGGAGCACGCCACGAAGTTCATCGACCTGGCCAAGGAGGCCGGGGTGCGGCACGTGGTGAAGCTGTCGGCGCTCGGGTGCGAGTACGTGCCGGGCATCGACCTGGGGCGCTGGCACCGCATCGTCGAGCGCTACCTGGAGGGCTCGGGCCTCGCGCACACGTTCCTGCGGCCCACCAACTTCATGGAGAACTTCATCCACTTCAACCCCCCGGGCAAGGACGGCAACATCTACCTGCCGTTCGGTCAGGCGGGATGCAGCTTCATCGCGGGCGCGGACATCGCCGCGGTGGCCGCCGCCGCGCTGACCACGCCGGGCCACGAGGGCCAGGCGTATGACCTGGTGGGGCCCGAGGCGCTCACCGTCGCCCAGGTGGCCGAGCAGATCGCGAGCGTCGCGGGCCGTCCGGTGAAGTACGTGGACGTGCCCGAGGAGGCCGCGCGCCAGGGCATGGTCGGCGCGGGCATGCCCGGGTGGTCGGCGGACGCGATGCTGCAGCTCTACGGCCTCATCAAGGCGGGCCACGCGGCCCGGGTGACGGACACCGTCCAGAAGATCACCGGCCGCGCGCCCACGACCTTCGCCGAGTTCGCGAAGAAGCACGCCGCGAGCTGGAAGTAG
- a CDS encoding vWA domain-containing protein, with the protein MFLPFLYELRRRGVPVGAQEAIALAGALKAGLHDSSLDGFYHVARALLVHAETHLDAFDQAFLAHFKGVEAAGQQLTDELLEWLRDARERRELTPEERALLERFNAEELETLFQKRLEEQRERHDGGAKWVGTGGASPFGHSGLPREGFRVGGEGGGGKSAMKLAGGRAYQGYRGDVVLDTRQMAVALRKLRAFSREGAEEELDVEGSIAATAKNAGELEVVTRPPRRSNTRVVLLMDVGGSMDPYAHLVSRLFSVARQATHFKELRTYYFHNCVYGRVFESSLLKGGISVPDLVGQVGRHYKLVLVGDALMAPYELTMRTNTEGYYAGEDGKEGLSWLMDLARHFERSAWLNPEPMQTWRGNTIEAVRRVFDMFPLTLEGLGEAVAHLTKGRQARGRG; encoded by the coding sequence ATGTTCCTGCCCTTCCTCTATGAATTGCGGCGGCGCGGGGTGCCCGTGGGGGCCCAGGAGGCCATCGCGCTCGCGGGCGCGCTCAAGGCCGGCCTGCACGACAGCTCGCTGGATGGCTTCTACCACGTGGCGCGCGCGCTGCTCGTGCACGCGGAGACGCACCTGGACGCCTTCGACCAGGCCTTCCTCGCGCACTTCAAGGGCGTGGAGGCCGCGGGCCAGCAGCTCACCGACGAGCTGCTCGAATGGCTCCGGGACGCGCGCGAGCGGCGCGAGCTCACCCCCGAGGAGCGGGCGCTGCTCGAGCGCTTCAACGCGGAGGAGCTGGAGACGCTCTTCCAGAAGCGCCTGGAGGAGCAGCGCGAGCGCCACGATGGCGGCGCGAAGTGGGTGGGCACGGGGGGCGCGTCGCCCTTCGGGCACTCGGGCCTGCCGCGCGAGGGCTTCCGCGTGGGTGGCGAGGGCGGGGGCGGCAAGAGCGCGATGAAGCTCGCGGGGGGGCGCGCGTACCAGGGCTACCGGGGCGACGTGGTGCTGGACACGCGGCAGATGGCGGTGGCGCTGCGCAAGCTCCGGGCCTTCTCGCGCGAGGGCGCCGAGGAGGAGCTGGACGTGGAGGGCTCCATCGCCGCCACGGCGAAGAACGCGGGCGAGCTGGAGGTGGTGACGCGTCCGCCGCGCCGCTCCAACACGCGCGTGGTGCTGCTCATGGACGTGGGCGGCTCCATGGACCCCTACGCCCACCTGGTCAGCCGGCTGTTCTCCGTGGCCAGGCAGGCCACGCACTTCAAGGAGCTGCGCACCTACTACTTCCACAACTGCGTCTACGGCCGCGTGTTCGAGTCGTCGCTGCTCAAGGGCGGCATCAGCGTGCCGGACCTCGTCGGGCAGGTGGGCCGGCACTACAAGCTCGTGCTGGTGGGGGACGCCTTGATGGCGCCCTACGAGCTGACGATGCGCACCAACACCGAGGGCTACTACGCGGGCGAGGACGGCAAGGAGGGCCTGTCGTGGCTCATGGACCTGGCGCGCCACTTCGAGCGCAGCGCCTGGCTCAACCCCGAGCCCATGCAGACGTGGCGGGGCAACACCATCGAGGCCGTTCGTCGGGTGTTCGACATGTTTCCCCTGACGCTGGAGGGGCTGGGGGAGGCGGTGGCGCACCTCACCAAGGGCCGTCAGGCGCGCGGGCGCGGCTAG
- a CDS encoding AAA family ATPase translates to MTSTAPRFHGTESYLSSEGLQAAVNCALTLQRPLLVRGEPGTGKTLLAEAVAQSLGLRLLTWHVKSTTRAQDGLYVYDTVQRLYDSRFGEGDVRDIRHYIRLGPLGEAFAAKERVVLLLDEVDKADVEFPNDLLHELDRMRFRITETNEDVVATHRPVVIITSNNEKELPDAFLRRCVFHFIDFPDAELMRRIVEVHHPGLDTALTEQALRVFYELRNFTRLRKRPSTSELVDWIAVLKANGVAQVKLDEQLPFLGALLKREQDLMAVAEAFGRGRRNKA, encoded by the coding sequence ATGACGTCCACCGCCCCCCGTTTCCACGGAACCGAAAGCTACCTCTCCAGTGAAGGCCTCCAGGCCGCCGTCAACTGCGCGCTGACGCTGCAGCGTCCGCTCCTGGTGCGCGGTGAGCCGGGCACGGGCAAGACCCTGCTGGCCGAGGCCGTCGCGCAGAGCCTGGGCCTGCGCCTGCTCACCTGGCACGTGAAGAGCACCACGCGCGCCCAGGACGGGCTGTACGTCTACGACACCGTGCAGCGCTTGTACGACTCGCGCTTTGGCGAGGGGGACGTGCGCGACATCCGCCACTACATCCGCCTGGGGCCGCTGGGCGAGGCGTTCGCCGCGAAGGAGCGCGTGGTGCTCCTGCTCGACGAGGTGGACAAGGCGGACGTGGAGTTCCCCAATGACTTGCTCCACGAGCTGGACCGGATGCGCTTTCGCATCACGGAGACCAACGAGGACGTGGTGGCCACGCACCGCCCGGTGGTCATCATCACCAGCAACAACGAGAAGGAGCTGCCGGACGCGTTCCTGCGCCGGTGCGTCTTCCACTTCATCGACTTCCCGGACGCGGAGCTCATGCGGCGCATCGTGGAGGTGCACCACCCGGGGCTGGACACGGCGCTCACGGAGCAGGCGCTCCGGGTCTTCTACGAGCTGCGCAACTTCACCCGCCTGCGCAAGCGCCCCTCCACGAGCGAGCTGGTGGATTGGATCGCCGTGCTCAAGGCCAACGGCGTCGCCCAGGTGAAGCTCGACGAGCAGCTGCCCTTCCTGGGCGCCCTGCTCAAGCGCGAGCAGGACCTGATGGCGGTGGCGGAGGCCTTCGGGCGCGGCCGTCGGAACAAGGCCTGA
- a CDS encoding endonuclease/exonuclease/phosphatase family protein translates to MDANPLRIVSYNVRYFGHALRGLASTLGPKRRVAAALAALEPLPDILCLQEVETQSFRSNVAHRRAHPGETQLEAFMGRMEETFALLKRPMPYEAFYFRAHRYAVGDFSLYTTGLAILVNTQRLTVDTHNVDAPHPITHHHVRLLRERKQSRICAHMRLVRKDDGRALHVFNTHLSLPTPFARAFWNTRDKMGNGINQLHEARTLADMVRKHCPEEPFVICGDFNSPPASPVFQFFCDEARFTSAQVAVGQIDPSASRGFSTAGFMHLRMHLDHIFSSPGIQWLDTEGTLAFGDTRSLFHGLSDHMPLIARFHLPPSLPLTGPRPVQASAGRS, encoded by the coding sequence ATGGACGCGAACCCTCTGAGAATCGTCAGTTACAACGTCCGCTACTTCGGACACGCCCTGCGCGGGCTCGCCAGCACGCTCGGCCCCAAGCGCCGCGTCGCCGCCGCCCTCGCCGCGCTGGAGCCCCTGCCGGACATCCTCTGCCTGCAAGAGGTGGAGACGCAGTCGTTTCGCAGCAACGTGGCCCACCGGCGCGCCCACCCCGGCGAGACCCAGCTGGAGGCCTTCATGGGCCGCATGGAGGAGACGTTCGCGCTGCTCAAGCGGCCCATGCCCTACGAGGCCTTCTACTTCCGCGCCCACCGCTACGCCGTGGGGGACTTCTCCCTGTACACCACGGGGCTCGCCATCCTGGTGAACACCCAGCGGCTCACCGTGGACACGCACAACGTGGACGCGCCCCACCCCATCACCCACCACCACGTGCGGCTGCTGCGCGAGCGCAAGCAGAGCCGCATCTGCGCCCACATGCGCCTGGTGCGCAAGGACGACGGGCGCGCGCTGCACGTGTTCAACACGCACCTGAGCCTGCCCACGCCCTTCGCCCGCGCCTTCTGGAACACCCGCGACAAGATGGGCAACGGCATCAACCAGCTGCACGAGGCGCGCACGCTCGCGGACATGGTGCGCAAGCACTGCCCCGAGGAGCCCTTCGTCATCTGCGGGGACTTCAACTCACCGCCCGCCTCGCCCGTCTTCCAGTTCTTCTGCGACGAGGCCCGCTTCACCAGCGCCCAGGTGGCCGTGGGGCAGATCGACCCGAGCGCCTCCCGGGGCTTCTCCACCGCGGGCTTCATGCACCTGCGCATGCACCTGGACCACATCTTCTCCAGCCCGGGCATCCAGTGGCTGGACACCGAGGGCACCCTCGCCTTCGGCGACACCCGCAGCCTCTTTCACGGCCTGTCGGACCACATGCCCCTCATCGCGCGCTTCCACCTGCCGCCCTCCCTGCCGCTCACCGGGCCCCGGCCCGTGCAGGCCTCGGCGGGGCGCTCCTAG
- a CDS encoding sensor histidine kinase — protein MSGDESRQWMDAMVDALVACDATESIRYVNPAAERLLGWTREQLLGRPFALLLPVRLRTWGEASFLGHLRSRVWERGGAAVRTRVQPREGAEREVEVTVGASGAPGEERLTVVLRRTEVDEAQAEPPAAPPGVGERAYRLVFENAPLGLLHFDATPTLLACNDSFVRLVGVSRRRLVGLNLLTLRDDAIARCVRDVLEGRHAYYEGDYQPLASGKTVPVRVHFAPCIAENGDVQGGVGIVEDITEQRTAEAERSRLFREAQEAIRVRDDFLTIASHELKTPLTPLSLRLASLERRLERQEPVDPTLLRHARQHLLRLTALINDLLDASRIEAGRLALHFEPTRVDSLVERALAGMDAEKGQHRIDYTHPLEPVRIRGDAYRLEQVIANLLENALKYSPGTSTVRVTLDVRGDFALLSVADEGIGIPRDQQEQLFERYFRARNVSVTSYGGLGLGLYISRDIVERHGGRIWVESELGRGATFYVALPLLSAVNPRPPEPHVLSQHMH, from the coding sequence ATGTCTGGAGACGAATCGAGACAATGGATGGATGCCATGGTGGATGCGCTCGTGGCCTGTGATGCCACCGAGTCCATCCGCTATGTGAATCCCGCGGCGGAGCGCCTGCTCGGCTGGACGCGGGAGCAACTGCTGGGGCGCCCCTTCGCGCTGCTGCTCCCGGTGCGTCTGCGCACCTGGGGCGAGGCGTCCTTCCTGGGCCACCTGCGCTCGCGCGTCTGGGAGCGGGGCGGCGCGGCCGTGCGCACCCGGGTGCAGCCCCGCGAGGGCGCCGAGCGCGAGGTGGAGGTGACGGTGGGGGCCTCGGGCGCTCCGGGCGAGGAGCGGCTCACCGTGGTGCTGCGGCGCACCGAGGTGGACGAGGCCCAGGCCGAGCCGCCCGCGGCCCCGCCCGGCGTGGGGGAGCGCGCCTACCGGCTCGTCTTCGAGAACGCGCCCCTGGGCCTGCTCCACTTCGACGCCACGCCCACGCTGCTCGCCTGCAACGACTCCTTCGTGCGCCTGGTCGGCGTGTCCCGGCGGCGCCTGGTGGGGCTCAACCTGCTGACCCTGCGCGACGACGCCATCGCCCGGTGCGTGCGCGACGTGCTCGAGGGCCGTCACGCCTACTACGAGGGCGACTACCAGCCGCTCGCCTCGGGCAAGACGGTGCCCGTGCGCGTGCACTTCGCGCCCTGCATCGCGGAGAACGGCGACGTGCAGGGCGGCGTGGGCATCGTCGAGGACATCACCGAGCAGCGCACCGCCGAGGCCGAGCGCTCGCGCCTGTTCCGCGAGGCCCAGGAGGCCATCCGCGTGCGCGACGACTTCCTCACCATCGCCTCGCACGAGCTCAAGACGCCCCTCACGCCCCTGTCCCTGCGCCTGGCCAGCCTCGAGCGCCGGCTGGAGCGCCAGGAGCCCGTGGATCCCACCCTGCTGCGCCACGCCCGCCAGCACCTGCTGCGGCTCACCGCGCTCATCAATGACTTGCTGGACGCCTCGCGCATCGAGGCCGGGCGACTCGCCCTGCACTTCGAGCCCACGCGCGTGGACTCGCTGGTGGAGCGGGCGCTCGCGGGCATGGACGCCGAGAAGGGCCAGCACCGCATCGACTACACCCACCCGCTCGAGCCCGTGCGCATTCGGGGCGACGCCTACCGGCTCGAGCAGGTCATCGCCAACCTGCTGGAGAACGCCCTCAAGTACAGCCCGGGCACGAGCACCGTGCGCGTCACCCTGGACGTGCGCGGGGACTTCGCCCTGCTGTCCGTGGCGGACGAGGGCATCGGCATCCCGAGGGACCAACAGGAGCAGCTCTTCGAGCGCTACTTCCGCGCGCGCAACGTCTCCGTCACGTCTTACGGGGGGCTCGGCCTGGGGCTCTACATCAGCCGCGACATCGTGGAGCGGCACGGGGGCCGCATCTGGGTGGAGAGCGAGCTGGGCCGGGGCGCCACCTTCTACGTGGCCCTGCCCCTGCTGTCCGCAGTGAACCCCCGGCCGCCCGAGCCCCACGTCCTGTCCCAGCACATGCACTGA